A single Osmerus mordax isolate fOsmMor3 chromosome 9, fOsmMor3.pri, whole genome shotgun sequence DNA region contains:
- the tulp4b gene encoding tubby-related protein 4, whose product MLAAVEHGPILCSDSNILSLSWKGRVPKSEKDKPVCRRRYYEEGWLATGNGRGVVGVTFTSSHCRRDRNTPQRINFNLRGHNSEVVLVRWNEPFQKLATCDMEGGIFVWIQYEGRWSVELVNDRGAQVSDFTWSHDGTQALIAYRDGFVLVGSVSGQRHWSSEINLESQITCGIWTPDDQQVLFGTADGQVIVMDCHGRMLAHVLLHESDGIISMSWNCPSFLVEDSTESDTDTDDNAPPQGAPSMQYTMHVRNVKPLLTVSFISGDISLMNHYDDLSPNVICSGLKDVEVQWCSQGDLLAVAGMERHGLPTESTCASIMRNALVKFYNVQGEHIYTLETPAQRPITTICWGHRDSRLFLACGPALYVVRVEHRVASLQLLCQQGIASALREERDVGKLNMPSLLCSYVTTAFIPTIKPPIPDPNNIRDFVSYPTAGNERLHCTMKRAEDNPEAGGPCYTLFLEHLGGLVPILKGRRISKLRPEFVIMDPKTDGKADEVCVNAMISYMTDSCNCSDSSDMELSDEWVGKKSPKLSRGNRSPKHSRMNMESRKSPNLSRVTQEGPRSPRLPTRKAAVRSPSLTRREFSMDGITEHNYLAQVTSNIWGTKFKIVGLASFLPANLGAVIYKTSLLHLQPRQMTIYLPEVRKISLDFMSLPVFNPNVFSEDEDDLPVMGPSGVSGDNPPCTVNIPIAPIHSPAQAMSPTQSIGLVQSLLANQNIQLDVLTNPTATAAAAAAAAASVPISEHSQEAVGAQYPVAARYSNPGQVIFNRVDMGPLLPGQIQQQHQLQQQHQQLQLQQEQQQLQLQQEHHQIQQQQQQLQQQHQQLQMQQEHHQMQLQQEQMQLQQQQIRQQIQEMREQQHQLQQQHQQIQEQHQQMQRQHQQMQQQLKMQIALPPPPPTGYPTITLQQLQLLPPPQVPRPGNEPGGERGGEHGHTLKPSLPRSLPPSFMEADSSLELQMRKVNPPPPYPGTAVSVASASAAPAGLITNCDSPSVLVADPCLKKEEFSLHQVGLQYPTPLGYERITTFDSSGNVEEVCRPRRRLIRNQSSSYAVQAMGGSATLKVTSSESKKVQLPYSSATLSRLSVPRYSIPSGDPPPYPDPANQVTTNVPLAPSQRIDGSLIHATLRRDRRDVALKVPQMVDTSRTLPTKSKMNSALALSYQQRVPTALYTCTQCSSNSSSTSVSVSGGTSSSGIAGGTVVRQDFPPGKGAHHSTIIVHSKSTSPLASQSSYSLLSPGDNGRDRTVYVNSAFTEDETLNQQCHLEKSMRHLTLGEVSLTVKRPPPYQWDPSTTEEFWLSQGQAILPPPPGAHKPPPLIFSQAQHLDMTRLPFVITTKPPSSPSAVTFPSGYQISLSPFPPGVTHSGPPLQSMQSTSPQCATNEVINPVPFAQTEPSLVLPPGYPPNLANLACCPLPPMYPGASSCTGLQLHPVTLHPWNPYPCPPPMHDQPPPLPTKTHQLLEKPVLSPPPTAPPPPPPPLPPPPPPTEIPNPKSATEELAGSANSFPEPSSLNESPVPQGSDKFSKKSRKRLDSRAEEASMTTVSEGRSKKEGRALSDFNSLISSPRLGGREKKKPKGQKEQLNKTKKLNRTANEFQDSSESEPELFISGDELMNQSQSSKKGWKSKRSLRMASELEEIKCRKANEREDRGLGSQGFVYVMANKQPLWNEATQVYQLDFGGRVTQESAKNFQIELDGRQVMQFGRIDGNAYILDFQYPFSAVQAFAVALANVTQRLK is encoded by the exons ATGTTGGCAGCCGTGGAACACGGTCCGATTCTCTGCAGCGACTCCAACAtcctcagcctctcctggaAAGGCCGGGTCCCCAAGAGTGAGAAGGACAAGCCGGTGTGTCGGAGGCGGTACTATGAGGAGGGCTGGCTGGCCACGGGGAACGGGAGGGGAGTCGTGGGTGTGACGTTCACCTCCAGTCACTGCAGAAGGGACAGGAACACCCCCCAGAGAATCAACTTCAATTTACGGGGACACAACAGTGAG GTTGTCTTGGTGCGCTGGAATGAGCCCTTTCAGAAGCTGGCCACATGTGACATGGAGGGAGGCATCTTTGTGTGGATTCAGTACGAGGGACGGTGGTCTGTGGAGCTGGTGAACGATCGCGGTGCCCAG gtGAGTGACTTCACCTGGTCTCATGACGGCACTCAGGCCCTGATTGCCTACAGGGACGGTTTTGTCCTGGTGGGCTCCGTGAGCGGACAGAGACACTGGTCGTCTGAGATCAACCTGGAGAGCCAGATCACCTGTGGCATCTGGACACCAGACGACCAACAG GTGTTGTTTGGGACAGCAGACGGTCAGGTGATAGTGATGGACTGTCACGGTCGCATGCTGGCCCACGTCCTGCTACATGAGTCAGACGGAATCATCAGCATGTCCTGGAACTGCCCCAGCTTCCTGGTCGAGGACAGCACAGAGAGTGACACGGACACGGACGACAATGCCCCGCCTCAAGGTGCTCCCTCCATGCAATACACCATGCACG TGCGCAACGTGAAACCTCTGCTGACGGTCAGCTTCATATCTGGGGACATCAGTTTGATGAATCACTATGACGACCTTTCTCCTAACGTAATCTGCTCAGGGCTCAAAG ATGTGGAGGTGCAGTGGTGCTCCCAGGGGGACCTTCTGGCCGTGGCCGGGATGGAGCGACACGGGCTCCCTACGGAGTCCACCTGTGCATCCATAATGAGGAACGCCTTGGTCAAGTTCTACAATGTCCAGGGAGAACACATCTACACTCTGGAGACACCAGCCCAG AGACCCATCACCACCATCTGCTGGGGACACAGAGACTCCCGCCTGTTCCTGGCGTGTGGGCCGGCGCTCTACGTGGTCCGCGTGGAGCACAGGGTGGCCAGCCTCCAGCTGCTCTGCCAGCAGGGCATCGCCAGCGCCCtgcgggaggagagggacgtGGGCAAACTAAACATGccctccctgctctgctcctACGTCACCACTGCCTTCATACCCACCATCAAG CCTCCAATCCCTGACCCCAACAACATCCGGGACTTTGTCAGCTACCCCACGGCAGGGAACGAGAGGCTGCACTGCACCATGAAGAGGGCGGAGGACAACCCTGAGGCGGGGGGGCCCTGCTACACTCTCTTCTTGGAGCACCTGGGCGGGCTGGTGCCCATCCTGAAAGGACGCCGCATCAGCAAACTACGCCCAGAGTTTGTCATCATGGACCCCAAAACAGACGGCAAAGCAG acgaggtgtgtgtgaatgccatGATCTCCTACATGACGGACAGCTGTAACTGCTCCGACTCCAGTGACATGGAGCTGAGTGACGAGTGGGTCGGCAAGAAGTCCCCAAAGCTCTCCCGAGGAAACAGGTCACCCAAACACTCCAG GATGAACATGGAATCTAGGAAATCTCCGAATCTGTCACGCGTTACTCAGGAAGGGCCACGATCACCACGGTTACCCACCAGGAAGGCTGCGGTTCGTTCCCCTAGTCTGACACGGAGAGAATTCTCCATGGATGGAATCACTGAG CATAATTACCTTGCTCAGGTTACATCCAATATTTGGGGGACAAAGTTCAAAATTGTTGGACTTGCTTCTTTCCTGCCTGCCAATCTTGGTGCAG TTATCTACAAGACCAGTTTGCTGCATTTGCAGCCGAGACAGATGACCATTTATCTACCAGAGGTTCGGAAGATATCTCTGGACTTCATGAGCCTGCCTGTCTTCAACCCCAACGTCTTCAGCGAAGATGAGGATGACTTGCCCG TTATGGGGCCCTCGGGTGTGTCAGGTGACAACCCTCCCTGCACAGTCAACATCCCCATTGCCCCCATTCACAGCCCTGCCCAGGCCATGTCCCCCACTCAGAGTATTGGACTGGTCCAGTCCCTGCTGGCCAATCAGAATATTCAGCTGGATGTCCTGACCAATCCCACGGCcacggcagcagcagcagcggcgGCGGCAGCCTCAGTCCCAATATCTGAGCACAGCCAGGAGGCGGTTGGCGCCCAGTACCCTGTGGCAGCGCGCTACTCCAATCCAGGCCAGGTGATCTTTAATAGGGTGGACATGGGCCCTCTACTCCCTGg CCAgatccagcagcagcaccagctgCAGCAGCAACACCAGCAACTGCAactgcagcaggagcagcagcagctacagctgcagcaggagcaCCACCAgattcagcagcagcagcagcagctgcagcagcaacACCAGCAGCTGCAGATGCAGCAGGAGCACCATCAAatgcagctgcagcaggagcagatgcagctgcagcagcagcagatccgccagcagatccaggagatgcgagagcagcagcaccagctgcagcagcagcaccagcagatcCAGGAGCAGCACCAGCAGATGCAGAGGCAGCACCAGCAGATGCAACAGCAGCTGAAGATGCAGATAGCACTGCCCCCTCCACCGCCCACCGGCTACCCCACTATCActctgcagcagctgcagctcctccccccgccccaggTGCCCCGCCCTGGCAATGAGCCaggcggggagagaggaggggagcacgGGCACACACTGAAGCCCAGCCTGCCGCGGtctctgcctccatccttcATGGAGGCAGACTCCTCTCTGGAGCTCCAGATGAGGAAGGTGAACCCGCCTCCGCCTTACCCGGGAACGGCAGTGTCCGTGGCCTCTGCCTCTGCAGCCCCTGCGGGCCTCATCACCAACTGCGACAGCCccagtgtgctggtggcagACCCCTGCCTGAAGAAGGAGGAGTTCTCCCTGCATCAGGTCGGCCTCCAGTACCCGACCCCATTGGGCTATGAGCGGATCACCACCTTCGACAGCAGCGGGAacgtggaggaggtgtgtaggcCGCGCCGACGACTCATCCGCAACCAGAGCTCATCCTACGCCGTCCAGGCCATGGGCGGCTCTGCCACCCTCAAAGTCACCTCGTCCGAGAGCAAGAAGGTGCAGCTGCCCTACAGCTCAGCCACCCTAAGCCGCCTCTCCGTCCCCAGGTACTCCATACCCAGCGGAGACCCGCCCCCTTACCCAGATCCAGCCAATCAGGTCACCACCAATGTCCCGCTGGCTCCTTCCCAGAGGATAGATGGCAGCCTGATTCATGCCACGCTCCGACGCGACCGGAGAGATGTGGCTCTGAAGGTGCCTCAGATGGTTGACACATCACGGACCCTGCCGACCAAGTCGAAGATGAACAGCGCCCTGGCCCTCTCCTACCAGCAGAGGGTGCCCACTGCGTTGTATACATGCACTCAGTGtagcagtaacagcagcagcaccagcgtTAGCGTCAGTGGAGGAACCAGCAGCAGTGGAATAGCCGGGGGAACCGTCGTACGGCAAGATTTCCCTCCTGGAAAGGGTGCCCATCACAGCACCATAATCGTGCACTCTAAAAGTACCTCTCCTCTAGCCTCTCAGTCCTCATACAGTCTCCTGAGTCCAGGTGACAACGGCCGAGACAGGACGGTCTACGTGAACTCTGCCTTCACTGAAGACGAGACTCTCAATCAGCAGTGCCATTTGGAGAAATCCATGCGTCATTTGACCCTGGGGGAAGTTAGTTTGACGGTGAAACGTCCACCTCCATACCAATGGGACCCCTCTACCACAGAGGAGTTCTGGCTGTCCCAGGGTCAGGctatcctgccccctcctccaggagcacACAAACCTCCACCGCTCATCTTCAGCCAGGCTCAACACCTGGACATGACGAGGCTGCCTTTCGTCATCACCACCAAACCTCCCAGCAGTCCCAGTGCCGTGACCTTCCCATCAGGATACCAGATCTCCCTGTCACCTTTCCCACCAGGTGTGACTCACAGTGGACCCCCACTGCAGTCCATGCAAAGCACCTCACCACAGTGCGCTACCAATGAGGTCATCAACCCGGTCCCCTTCGCTCAGACGgaacctagcctggtcctaccaCCGGGATACCCACCCAACCTGGCCAACCTGGcctgctgccccctccctccaatgTACCCAGGAGCAAGCTCCTGTACTGGGCTTCAACTCCACCCAGTCACCTTGCACCCCTGGAACCCTTACCCGTGTCCACCCCCCATGCACGACcagcccccacctctccctaccAAGACACACCAGCTGCTAGAGAAGCcagtcctttcccctcctccgaccgccccaccccctccgcctccccctctcccccctcctcctccacccacggAGATTCCGAACCCTAAAAGTGCCACGGAGGAGCTGGCAGGGTCCGCCAACAGCTTTCCAGAGCCGTCCTCCCTAAACGAAAGCCCGGTCCCGCAGGGCTCGGACAAGTTCAGCAAGAAGAGTCGCAAGCGTCTGGACAGCAGGGCAGAGGAGGCCAGCATGACCACCGTCTCTGAGGGGAGATCCAAAAAGGAGGGCCGGGCCCTCTCCGACTTTAACTCCCTCATCTCCAGCCCGCGACTGGGCGGCAGGGAGAAGAAGAAGCCTAAGGGCCAGAAGGAGCAGCTCAACAAAACCAAGAAGCTGAACAGGACCGCCAACGAGTTTCAGGACAGTTCGGAGAGTGAGCCTGAGCTGTTCATCAGTGGAGACGAGCTGATGAACCAGAGCCAGAGCAGTAAGAAGGGCTGGAAGAGCAAGAGGAGCCTCCGCATGGCCAGCGAGCTGGAGGAGATCAAGTGTCGCAAGGCTaacgagagagaggacagggggctaGGCAGCCAGGGCTTTGTCTACGTCATGGCCAACAAGCAGCCGTTGTGGAACGAGGCCACCCAGGTCTACCAGCTTGACTTTGGAGGACGAGTGACACAGGAGTCAGCGAAGAACTTTCAGATTGAGCTGGATGGCAGACAG GTGATGCAGTTTGGCAGAATCGACGGTAATGCTTATATCTTGGATTTCCAGTATCCTTTTTCAGCAGTGCAGGCGTTTGCCGTTGCCTTGGCAAACGTTACTCAAAGGCTGAAGTAA
- the myct1b gene encoding myc target protein 1 homolog, which produces MAYNESNINLEIWKFINVGDLVLAFCLSMLVGLLIGALIYILLTWMSRRRASARITQRPKQQRSGATRSHNNRMGLYRSTMFERRSDNNVGPGVLSLYRQPSVEPVGPLGSKPSYQASTFRPAPKGSRGLGSGDDNQATLPHDTVVANSEDSTLTASLVPGKRNSFWLGNKGLRGFLPSQAPPPAYDSVILAFQETCT; this is translated from the exons atgGCATACAACGAGAGCAATATCAATTTGGAAATATGGAAATTTATTAACGTAG GCGACCTGGTCCTGGCCTTCTGCTTGTCCATGCTGGTGGGACTGCTCATTGGAGCCCTGATCTACATCCTACTGACGTGGATGTCCAGACGCAGAGCCTCTGCCCGGATAACGCAGCGGCCCAAACAGCAACGCTCCGGTGCCACCCGATCACACAACAACAGGATGGGTCTCTACCGAAGCACCATGTTCGAACGGCGCAGCGACAACAATGTGGGGCCCGGGGTCCTCAGCCTCTACAGACAGCCCTCCGTCGAGCCTGTCGGCCCCTTGGGCAGCAAGCCCAGCTACCAGGCCTCCACCTTCCGCCCCGCGCCGAAGGGCAGCAGAGGTCTAGGGTCAGGAGACGACAACCAGGCCACCTTGCCGCATGATACGGTGGTCGCTAATTCAGAGGATTCAACCTTGACTGCTTCCCTGGTGCCAGGCAAGAGGAACTCCTTCTGGTTGGGTAACAAAGGCCTCAGAGGCTTCTTGCCctcccaggcccctcccccagcataTGACAGTGTCATATTAGCCTTTCAAGAGACTTGTACCTGA